A window of Dehalobacter sp. genomic DNA:
AGGGTCGAATTGCCCCGGATTAGATCTCTGTCCTTTCCTACCCCATTGATAATTTTTGGGGAATTTAACATCTCTTTTCCCTGGTTCTCTCACATGCCAATGATCTTGTTCTCCCGCACTAGGTCGACCTTGATCAGGACGGTAAACGCGCCCGTTTGGATCGTGCTTATTCTTATAACCTGGACCAAGACCCGGCCAGTCGTCATTCCATTCCCACCCATCCTCCGGCAGTCCTGTACCAGTAGGCGGCGCAGTTGGTCGGCCATCTGGATCAAACGAAGGTGGTGTTTCTGGTGTACCATTTGAAAGAACTACCGTAGAGTTTGATACCGAAGAACCTACAGCAGGACTGCTGGCGACTGAGGCCTGCTCAACAACATTAGGTGGATCTGGTTCATCATCCACGCACATTGCACCGGGTGTGTTAGATGGACAGTATGCATGTCCCGTAGGATCAGTATATATCGTTGGTG
This region includes:
- a CDS encoding RHS repeat-associated core domain-containing protein — translated: AKIAMRKAGVVTYLLGDHLGSTSVVFDDSTNGIQRQGYRPFGEKRYPTGPSPLPTDYQYTGQRGFEEIGLQYYGARWYDGFLGRFTQADTLIPEPGNPMAWDRYAYALNAPTIYTDPTGHAYCPSNTPGAMCVDDEPDPPNVVEQASVASSPAVGSSVSNSTVVLSNGTPETPPSFDPDGRPTAPPTGTGLPEDGWEWNDDWPGLGPGYKNKHDPNGRVYRPDQGRPSAGEQDHWHVREPGKRDVKFPKNYQWGRKGQRSNPGQFDPDSQSYLINPVTVFAVGITTFMLLMPSGGGSFFLPKLQFR